One window of the Pseudomonas sp. S04 genome contains the following:
- a CDS encoding tyrosine-type recombinase/integrase — protein MSRTTAPLSDAACRLAKPTDRAYKLFDGDGLCLLVQPNGRKGWRLRYVKPDGREGLTSFGSYPVVGLADARRKRLEVKRMLADGVDPIETKHQAKAEAVIKGRTFESVALGWHTEMSAKWAPGHSRTVMSRLKTHVFPLIGARAIVDLDTHDLMQPLEAIKKRGTIDVALRVQNYLQSIMREAKRLRLITINPAYDLEGSIKAPRVVHRPALPLSRLPELQERIDTYKGRALTRLTVMLSLHVFVRSSELRFARWSEFDLKRGVWEIPDTRPALEGVPFSTRGTKMAGDIHLVPLSPQAVALLEKIHALTGKFALVFAGDAKPWKPMSENTVNNALRTMGYDTKTDICGHGFRSMACSALIESGLWSETAIERQMSHKERNNVRAAYIHKAEFIEERRLIMNWWSRYLEANQQEHVTPHEFANQTGANVTRLKAKSR, from the coding sequence ATGTCGCGCACCACTGCTCCGCTCTCCGACGCAGCTTGCCGCTTGGCAAAACCTACAGACCGCGCCTACAAGCTTTTCGACGGCGATGGCCTCTGTCTCCTAGTCCAACCCAATGGCCGCAAAGGCTGGCGGCTCCGTTACGTCAAACCTGACGGACGCGAAGGACTGACCTCGTTCGGCAGTTACCCCGTGGTTGGCCTCGCCGATGCGCGCCGCAAGCGCTTGGAAGTCAAGCGAATGCTGGCGGATGGCGTTGATCCTATAGAGACCAAGCACCAAGCCAAGGCGGAAGCCGTAATCAAAGGCAGAACCTTTGAAAGCGTTGCGCTCGGCTGGCATACGGAAATGTCGGCCAAGTGGGCACCAGGCCATTCCAGGACTGTGATGAGCCGCCTCAAAACCCACGTATTCCCGCTGATCGGCGCCCGCGCCATTGTTGATCTCGACACCCATGACCTCATGCAGCCCTTGGAAGCGATCAAGAAGCGCGGAACGATCGACGTTGCTTTAAGGGTACAAAACTACCTGCAGAGCATCATGCGCGAGGCAAAGCGCCTCCGGCTTATCACCATAAACCCTGCTTACGACCTCGAAGGCTCGATCAAAGCCCCGCGGGTGGTACATCGCCCCGCTCTACCCTTATCGCGACTGCCGGAACTGCAGGAGCGGATCGACACCTATAAAGGCCGGGCACTTACCCGTCTGACGGTGATGCTGTCGCTGCATGTGTTTGTACGCTCCAGCGAGCTGCGCTTCGCCCGCTGGAGCGAGTTCGACCTCAAGCGCGGCGTCTGGGAGATACCGGACACTCGACCCGCGTTGGAGGGAGTACCCTTTTCCACAAGGGGTACGAAGATGGCAGGGGATATCCATTTAGTACCCTTATCGCCGCAAGCAGTGGCGCTACTCGAAAAAATCCATGCACTCACAGGCAAATTCGCATTGGTCTTCGCAGGGGATGCCAAACCCTGGAAGCCCATGTCCGAAAATACGGTGAACAACGCGCTTCGGACGATGGGATACGACACCAAAACCGATATCTGCGGGCATGGATTTCGTTCGATGGCCTGCAGCGCACTGATCGAGTCAGGATTGTGGTCGGAGACAGCCATTGAACGGCAGATGAGCCACAAGGAGCGCAATAACGTCCGCGCCGCTTACATCCACAAGGCAGAATTCATCGAGGAGCGGAGGCTGATCATGAACTGGTGGAGCCGGTACCTTGAGGCGAATCAACAGGAGCATGTCACTCCACACGAATTTGCGAACCAGACCGGGGCGAACGTCACGCGGCTCAAGGCGAAAAGCCGCTAG
- a CDS encoding FkbM family methyltransferase: MTFISYAQNFEDIRLWRALKHFENGFYIDVGANQPTVDSVTKAFYERGWTGINIEPVQVYHDALCQERPKDINLQCVAGENAEALTFYAIADTGLSTVEASVAKQHRDAGMDVRSHTVDSRTLTSICEEHVKGPIHFLKIDVEGHEETVLRGMDFSQWRPWIILIETPWTRDQTWEQLLLDAGYHSVLFDGLNTFYLAEEHLHFKGAFELAPCNLDEFQFCYGHSFSYPLTDLETALHNERQRADRAEAELHALRNSRSWRAVEKLKKVLRRA, encoded by the coding sequence GTGACGTTCATTTCCTATGCACAGAACTTCGAAGACATTCGCCTGTGGCGCGCCCTCAAGCACTTCGAAAACGGCTTCTACATCGACGTCGGCGCCAATCAGCCCACCGTGGACTCGGTCACCAAGGCGTTTTATGAACGCGGCTGGACCGGCATCAACATCGAGCCGGTGCAGGTCTACCACGACGCCCTGTGCCAGGAGCGGCCCAAAGACATCAACCTGCAATGCGTGGCCGGTGAAAACGCCGAGGCCCTGACCTTCTACGCCATCGCCGACACCGGCCTGTCGACAGTGGAAGCCAGCGTCGCCAAGCAGCACCGCGACGCTGGCATGGACGTGCGCAGCCATACCGTCGACTCCCGCACCCTGACCTCGATCTGCGAAGAACACGTCAAGGGCCCGATCCACTTCCTCAAGATCGACGTCGAAGGCCACGAGGAAACCGTGCTGCGCGGCATGGACTTCAGCCAATGGCGCCCCTGGATCATCCTCATCGAAACCCCCTGGACCCGCGACCAGACCTGGGAACAACTGCTGCTCGACGCCGGTTACCACTCGGTACTGTTTGACGGCCTCAACACCTTCTACCTGGCCGAAGAACACCTGCACTTCAAGGGCGCATTCGAACTGGCCCCGTGCAACCTCGACGAGTTCCAGTTCTGCTACGGACACAGCTTCAGCTACCCCCTGACCGACCTGGAAACCGCCCTGCACAACGAACGCCAACGCGCCGACCGTGCCGAAGCCGAACTCCACGCCCTGCGCAACAGCCGCTCCTGGCGAGCCGTAGAAAAGCTCAAGAAAGTGCTGCGCAGGGCCTGA